From one Notolabrus celidotus isolate fNotCel1 chromosome 24, fNotCel1.pri, whole genome shotgun sequence genomic stretch:
- the LOC117808248 gene encoding fibroblast growth factor 14-like, whose translation MGQDGSLDGTKDDSTNSSLFNLIPVGLRVVAIQSVKTGLYIAMNGEGHLYSSELFTAECKFKESVFENYYVIYSSMLYRQKESGRAWFLGLNKEGQAMKGNRVKKTKPAAHFLPKPIEVAMYREPSLHDVGEAVPKIAVGPPSKSTTSEPVVMNGGKPVSKPDKEET comes from the exons CTCTGTTTAACTTAATTCCTGTGGGTCTGAGAGTCGTGGCCATCCAATCAGTCAAGACCGGCCTCTACATCGCCATGAATGGGGAGGGTCACCTCTACTCGTCG gaacTGTTTACAGCAGAGTGTAAGTTTAAGGAGTCGGTGTTCGAGAACTACTATGTGATCTACAGCTCGATGCTCTACAGACAGAAGGAGTCGGGCCGGGCCTGGTTTCTGGGCCTCAACAAGGAGGGACAGGCCATGAAGGGGAACAGGGTGAAAAAGACCAAACCAGCTGCACACTTTCTGCCTAAACCTATAGAAG TTGCGATGTACAGAGAGCCTTCGTTGCACGACGTCGGGGAGGCGGTGCCTAAAATCGCCGTGGGCCCGCCTTCCAAAAGCACAACCAGCGAACCGGTGGTCATGAACGGAGGGAAACCAGTCAGCAAACCTGACAAGGAGGAAACATAA